A genomic region of Nerophis lumbriciformis linkage group LG28, RoL_Nlum_v2.1, whole genome shotgun sequence contains the following coding sequences:
- the hcfc1a gene encoding host cell factor 1a, which translates to MSVPGSAVTGTSASVLQPRWKRVLGWSGPVPRPRHGHRAVAIKELMVVFGGGNEGIVDELHVYNTATNQWFIPAVRGDIPPGCAAYGFVCDGTRLLVFGGMVEYGKYSNDLYELQASRWEWKKLKAKNPKNGPPPCPRLGHSFSLVGNKCYLFGGLANDSEDPKNNIPRYLNDLYVLELRAGSSVVTWDSPIAYGVLPPPRESHTAVVYTEKTSRKSRLIVYGGMSGCRLGDLWTLDIDTLTWNKPSVSGTAPLPRSLHSATTITNKMYVFGGWVPLVMDDVKVATHEKEWKCTNTLACLNLDTMCWETVLMDTLEDNIPRARAGHCAVAINSRLYVWSGRDGYRKAWNNQVCCKDLWYLETERPHAPARVQLVRANTNSLEVSWGAVSTADTYLLQLQKYDIPATPAAASPAMSTTPTQPLNSPRSPALAVAAPSPQSLTQSAVLKVAQQSATGASVVTVRPSQPGKSPVTVTSLPPGVRMVVPAQATQGTPIGSNPQMSGMAALAAAAAATQKIPPSSAATMLNVPAGATILKTVAVSPGTTTMKVASPLMVSNPATRMLKTAAAQVGTATGSSPTTTTRPIITVHKSGAVTVAQQAQVVTTVMGGVTKTIALVKSPLTMGSGGTLISNLGKMMSVVQTKPVQTGAVTGQASTNPLAQILQSKGSLPPGTILKLVTSADGKPATIITTSQAGGAGNKPTILNISGVSPNTTKQGPTIIKTIPMSALINQPGATGVTSSTGIKTPITIFTTKVMTTGTPGKIITTVPKLATAVGQQGLTQVVLKGAPGQPGTILRTLPMSTVGGVRLVTPVTVSSVKPTVTTLVVKGTTGVTSLGSVTGTVSTSLAGGAVNTTNASLVTPITTLGTIATLSSQVISSPAITVSAAQTNLTSATALPSSTITVQQPTQVTLITTPSGVEAQPVQDLPVSILASPTSDQPSSSEAGAAGDGSGTVTLVCSNPPCETHDTGTTNTATTSSATIGAGQVCSNPPCETHETGTTNTATTASSNMTSLRVCSNPPCETHETGTTNTATTASANMGGTQQLCSNPPCETHVTGTTNTSTQASSNMSEGQTSTVQRACSNPPCETHETGTTNTPSTATSSMAGDQTSTSTGAVQRVCSNPPCETHETGTTNTATTATSTLETGESTAAQQPEDVTEGTSSTEEASSTAAAGVVTTTTTTQGRAITTVTQSTPAPGPSVPSISSITEGGSTAPSSTDEPMQTEEAASAEAAPAVEGATPMETQAEGDASAVATAAALNLPSELMSEGQGTTLMVTGLSDEELAVTAAAEAAAQAAATEEAQALAIQAVLQAAQQAVMNEGDAAREAQQTTTIPIMLTQQELAALVQQQQQLQEAQAAAQQAAVDTSVPTEGLAPADSLNDPSVESNGHSEMAAAVTSAVASLLPRTTAETLAPSSTFAPSVPVASPAKLQAAAALAEVANGIEGEKPAPQPAPVKPVVKKDNQWFDVGIVKVTNMVVTHFFVPADDSQGDDDSGVMPDYSQMKKMELQPGTAYKFRVAGINACGRGAFSEISAFKTCLPGFPGAPCAIKISKSPDGAHLTWEPPSVTSGKIIEYSVYLAIQSNQTAEAKASTPAQLAFMRVYCGPNPSCLVQSSSLSNAHIDYTTKPAIIFRIAARNEKGYGPATQVRWLQETGKDAASAKPAPKRPGTSPDTKATGPKKARTDQ; encoded by the exons ATGTCTGTCCCTGGTTCTGCGGTGACTGGGACCTCGGCGTCGGTTCTGCAGCCGCGGTGGAAACGGGTACTCGGATGGTCCGGTCCTGTCCCCCGGCCCAGACACGGCCACAGAGCCGTGGCGATTAAAGAACTGATGGTTGTGTTTGGCGGAGGAAACGAAGGGATTGTGGATGAATTGCATGTCTACAATACTG CAACAAACCAGTGGTTCATCCCTGCTGTCCGTGGTGACATTCCACCGGGTTGTGCTGCATATGGATTTGTCTGCGATGGCACGAGATTGTTGGTGTTTGGTGGTATGGTGGAATATGGAAAGTACAGCAACGATCTTTATGAACTCCAG GCCAGCAGATGGGAGtggaaaaaattaaaagccaaaaATCCTAAAAATGGCCCCCCTCCCTGTCCACGTCTTGGTCACAGTTTTTCTCTGGTGGGAAACAAATGCTACTTGTTTGGTGGACTTGCCAATGACAGTGAGGACCCCAAAAATAACATTCCCAG ATACCTGAATGATCTGTACGTACTCGAGCTCCGTGCTGGATCCAGTGTGGTCACATGGGATAGTCCCATCGCTTACGGAGTTCTGCCTCCTCCCCGTGAGAGCCATACGGCGGTGGTTTACACAGAAAAGACAAGCAGAAAATCTCGGCTTATAGTCTATGGAGGGATGAGTGGATGCCGTCTTGGAGATTTGTGGACTCTTGATATTG ATACCCTGACGTGGAACAAACCGTCAGTAAGCGGTACAGCTCCACTTCCCAGGAGTCTTCACTCTGCCACTACCATCACAAACAA GATGTATGTTTTTGGTGGATGGGTTCCATTGGTAATGGATGATGTTAAAGTTGCCACACACGAGAAAGAGTGGAAGTGCACTAACACTCTGGCTTGCTTGAATCTTG ACACTATGTGTTGGGAGACAGTGTTGATGGACACCCTCGAAGACAACATTCCCAGGGCTCGTGCTGGCCATTGTGCTGTGGCTATCAATTCCAGGCTGTATGTTTGGAGCGGCCGTGATGGATACCGTAAAGCATGGAACAACCAAGTCTGTTGTAAAGACCTTTGGTACCTGGAAACTG AGCGGCCGCATGCCCCTGCTAGGGTGCAGTTGGTCCGCGCCAATACAAACTCCCTGGAGGTGAGCTGGGGTGCTGTATCCACTGCAGACACGTACTTATTACAGCTGCAGAAATACGACATCCCTGCAACTCCAGCTGCAGCCTCGCCAGCCATGAGTACAACCCCTACGCAGCCTCTGAACTCTCCCAGGAGTCCTGCACTGGCTGTTGCAGCCCCCTCCCCACAGAGCCTGACACAATCTG CTGTGTTGAAGGTTGCTCAGCAATCTGCCACAGGTGCATCTGTTGTCACAGTCCGCCCAAGCCAACCTGGGAAGTCCCCTGTCACGGTGACGTCCCTTCCCCCAGGTGTCAGAATGGTTGTTCCTGCCCAGGCCACCCAAGGAACG CCAATTGGAAGTAATCCACAGATGAGCGGTATGGCAGCACTAGCTGCTGCCGCCGCAGCAACACAAAAGATTCCGCCTTCCTCTGCAGCAACCATGCTCAATGTTCCTGCAGGCGCCACAATTCTTAAAACCGTAGCCGTTTCCCCTGGCACAACCACAATGAAGGTGGCTTCCCCACTCATG GTCAGCAACCCCGCCACCCGCATGCTGAAGACTGCTGCAGCCCAGGTGGGCACAGCAACTGGCTCCTCTCCCACGACGACCACCAGGCCTATCATCACTGTGCACAAGTCTGGTGCGGTCACTGTGGCTCAGCAGGCCCAGGTAGTAACCACTGTGATGGGAGGAGTCACAAAGACCATTGCCCTGGTAAAGAGTCCCCTTACCATGGGCAGTGGTGGCACTCTG ATCTCCAACCTTGGCAAGATGATGTCAGTGGTTCAAACCAAACCAGTGCAGACAGGGGCTGTCACAGGCCAGGCTTCCACTAACCCTCTCGCCCAAATCCTACAG TCCAAGGGATCCCTGCCACCCGGCACCATTCTGAAGCTGGTGACCTCGGCAGATGGAAAGCCTGCAACAATCATCACCACTTCCCAAGCTGGAGGCGCAGGAAACAAGCCCACAATTCTCAATATCAGTGGGGTCTCTCCAAATACTACTAAACAGGGCCCCACTATCATTAAAACCATCCCGATGTCGGCCCTCATTAACCAGCCTGGAGCAACAG GTGTAACGAGCAGTACAGGCATCAAAACCCCAATAACAATCTTTACGACTAAGGTGATGACCACTGGAACACCTGGTAAAATCATCACTACAGTGCCTAAGCTGGCCACTGCAGTGGGCCAGCAGGGATTGACCCAG GTTGTGTTGAAGGGCGCTCCTGGCCAGCCCGGCACTATTTTGCGCACTCTTCCCATGAGCACAGTTGGTGGCGTTCGACTCGTTACGCCAGTGACAGTATCCTCTGTTAAACCCACGGTCACAACCCTCGTTGTCAAGGGAACTACTG GTGTGACGTCTCTTGGCTCAGTAACCGGTACGGTCTCCACGAGCCTGGCAGGTGGTGCTGTGAACACGACTAACGCATCACTGGTTACTCCAATCACCACGTTGGGGACCATTGCTACCCTTTCCAGCCAGGTCATCAGTTCACCTGCAATAACCGTGTCAGCTGCCCAGACCAACCTAACGTCTGCCACCGCACTGCCCTCGTCCACCATCACAGTGCAG CAACCCACCCAGGTGACATTGATCACAACTCCCAGTGGTGTCGAAGCCCAGCCGGTGCAGGATCTACCAGTGTCCATCCTGGCTTCACCCACCTCGGACCAGCCCAGCTCCTCTGAGGCTGGAGCTGCTGGAGACGGGTCGGGGACAGTAACATTGGTCTGTTCTAACCCGCCTTGTGAGACACACGACACGGGAACCACCAATACAGCCACGACATCCTCTGCCACCATCGGAGCAGGGCAGGTGTGCTCCAACCCACCCTGTGAAACCCATGAAACGGGAACCACCAACACAGCTACAACGGCGTCATCAAATATGACTTCTCTGCGCGTGTGCTCTAACCCGCCATGCGAGACACACGAAACTGGGACAACCAACACGGCTACCACAGCATCTGCCAACATGGGAGGAACCCAACAACTGTGCTCAAACCCTCCCTGTGAGACCCACGTGACCGGCACCACCAACACATCCACCCAGGCGTCTTCCAACATGAGCGAAGGCCAGACTAGTACAGTGCAGAGGGCTTGCTCCAACCCGCCTTGCGAAACCCACGAGACGGGGACAACTAACACGCCGTCCACAGCCACCTCCAGCATGGCAGGAGACCAGACCAGCACGTCAACTGGTGCAGTTCAGAGGGTTTGTTCTAACCCACCTTGTGAAACACATGAGACTGGGACCACCAACACAGCCACTACTGCCACCAGCACTCTTGAGACAGGAGAGAGCACAG CAGCACAGCAGCCAGAGGATGTAACTGAAGGCACCAGCAGCACTGAAGAAGCCTCCTCCACCGCAGCAGCTGGCGTagttaccaccaccaccaccacccaggGCAGGGCCATTACTACTGTCACTCAGTCTACACCTGCCCCCGGACCCTCTGTACCT TCGATTTCATCAATCACAGAAGGAGGGAGTACTGCTCCTAGCTCAACAGACGAACCCATGCAGACTGAAGAAGCAGCATCAGCAGAAGCCGCACCTGCAGTGGAAGGAGCGACTCCCATGGAGACTCAGGCAGAA gGTGACGCGTCAGCAGTAGCCACAGCCGCAGCCTTGAACCTGCCATCAGAGCTCATGTCTGAGGGCCAGGGAACCACACTGATGGTGACGGGCCTGTCTGACGAGGAGCTGGCTGTGACCGCTGCAGCAGAGGCTGCCGCTCAGGCAGCAGCTACTGAAGAAGCTCAGGCCCTAGCTATCCAGGCTGTCCTTCAGGCTGCACAGCAAGCCGTTATGA ATGAAGGTGATGCAGCTAGAGAGGCCCAGCAAACTACCACCATCCCCATCATGTTGACTCAGCAGGAGCTTGCAGCGCTGGTGCAGCAGCAGCAACAGCTGCAGGAGGCCCAGGCTGCTGCCCAGCAGGCCGCCGTAGATACAAGCGTGCCCACTGAGGGCCTCGCTCCTGCCGACAGTCTTAACGACCCATCTGTAGAGAGCAACGGACACAGTGAGATGGCTGCTGCAGTCACGAGTGCGGTGGCCTCTCTGCTGCCTCGTACCACTGCAGAGA CGCTAGCTCCTTCGAGTACTTTTGCACCCTCTGTGCCGGTGGCGAGTCCCGCTAAACTGCAAGCAGCAGCTGCACTAGCTGAAGTAGCCAATGGCATTGAAGGCGAG AAGCCAGCTCCTCAGCCGGCCCCAGTTAAGCCTGTTGTGAAGAAAGATAACCAATGGTTTGATGTTGGGATTGTCAAAGTGACAAATATGGTGGTCACGCACTTCTTTGTGCCCGCTGATGATTCTCAAGGAGAC GATGACTCGGGCGTCATGCCAGACTACAGCCAGATGAAGAAAATGGAGCTTCAGCCCGGGACTGCATACAAGTTCCGTGTCGCTGGAATCAACGCTTGTGGCCGTGGAGCCTTCTCAGAGATTTCTGCTTTCAAGACTTGCCTACCTGGGTTCCCTGGGGCACCCTGCGCCATCAAAATCAGCAAG AGCCCGGATGGCGCTCACCTGACCTGGGAGCCTCCCTCCGTGACGTCAGGAAAGATCATCGAGTATTCCGTGTATCTGGCCATCCAGAGCAACCAGACAGCTGAAGCCAAGGCCTCCACCCCGGCGCAGCTAGCATTTATGCGTGTGTACTGTGGACCCAACCCTTCCTGCTTGGTGCAGTCGTCCAGCCTCTCCAACGCCCACATCGACTACACCACCAAGCCTGCAATCATCTTCCGTATCGCTGCCCGTAATGAGAAGGGCTATGGTCCAGCCACTCAAGTTCGATGGCTGCAGG AAACTGGCAAAGATGCTGCCTCTGCAAAACCAGCTCCCAAAAGACCAGGCACCTCTCCTGATAC CAAGGCTACTGGTCCAAAGAAAGCAAGGACGGACCAGTGA